The genomic interval GACGGCGCTGGCGAGCGCCCTCGAAGCGGCGCGCTGGACCCCCACGGGCGCCAACACTCAGCCGTGGAAGCTCATCGTCGCACGCCGCGGCGGCGAGGCGCACGCCAAGATCATGGCGACCCTTGCCGGCTTCAACTCGGCATGGGCCGGGGATGCCGGTGCGCTCATCGTCTTCGTCGCAGAAACCACGCGCGACGGCAAGCCGATGACCTGGGCACTCTATGACACCGGACAGGTCGCTGCGCACTTCACCGTGCAGGCGCACGCCGACGGCCTTTCAACCCACCAGATGGGCGGTTTCGATCCTGCGGCCATCTCAGCGGCATTCGGACTGAGCGACGACTTCACCCCGATCACCATCATGGCCGTCGGCGAACTCGGTGACATCCGCGCCGCCTCGCCGGAACTGCAGGAGCGTGAGAACGCACCCCGCACGCGTCGCGCCGTCGCGGAGTCCCTGCTCGTCGACGCGTAGGGCCTTCGCTGCGGTCAATCCTCGAGGATCGCCTCGATGACCTCGTCGTCGTCGTCATCGAACGGCGGCTCAGGTGGCGCGGCCGGCCCGTCGCTCGTCAGCACGAGCGAAGACCCGTCGGCCGCGACATCCACCCGCACCACGTCGCCGTCGCGCACTCCGCCCGAGAGGATGCCCATCGCGAGGCGGTCCTGGATCTCGGACTGGACGAGCCGGCGCAGCGGCCGCGCTCCGAACACCGGGTCGTACCCGCGCTCGGCGAGCCACGCGCGGGCGTCGGGGGTGACGGCCAGCGAGAGTCGACGATCCTTGAGACGGCGGTGGAGCGCATCGACGGAGAGCTCGACGATCTGAGCCAGGTCGTCCTCGGTGAGGGCCTGGAAGATGACGATGTCGTCGAGCCGGTTGATGAACTCGGGCTTGAACGCCTGGCGCACCAGTCCCTGCACCTGCTCGCGCTTCTGCTCGATCGACAGCGTCGGGTCGATGAGGATCGGCGAGCCGAGGTTCGAGGTCAGGATCAGGATGACGTTCTTGAAGTCGACCGTGCGGCCCTGGCCATCGGTCAGGCGGCCGTCATCCATCACCTGCAGCAGCACGTCGAAGACCTCGGGGTGCGCCTTCTCGACCTCGTCGAGCAGCACGACGCTGTACGGACGGCGGCGCACCGCCTCGGTCAGCTGCCCACCCTGCTCGTAGCCGATGTACCCGGGAGGGGCGCCGACGAGACGTGAGACCGAGTGCTTCTCGCCGTACTCCGACATGTCGATGCGCACCATGGCGTGCTCGTCGTCGAAGAGGAAATCGGCCAGCGCCTTCGCGAGCTCGGTCTTGCCGACGCCGGTGGGTCCGAGGAACAGGAACGAGCCGGTCGGACGATCGGGGTCGCTGATGCCGGCACGTGAGCGGCGCACGGCATCGGAGACGGCCTTGACGGCTTCCTTCTGCCCGATCAGCCGCTTGCCGAGTTCGGTCTCGAGGTGCAGGAGCTTCTCGGTCTCGCCCTGCAGCAGCCTGCCGACCGGGATGCCGGTCCAGGCCGCGATCACGGCGGCGATGTCTTCGTCGGTGACCTGGTCGTTCACCATCCGATCCCCCGCGGGCTCTTCGCGCTCGGCTTCGACGAGCTGACGCTCGAGGGCCGGGATGTCGGCATACAGCAGTCGCGACGCCTTCTCGAGGTTGCCCTCGCGCTGCGCGCGTTCGGCCTCCATGCGAGCGGCGTCCAGCTTCGTTTTGAGGTCGCCGACGCGGTTGAGGGAGGCACGCTCGTGCTCCCAACGGGTTTGGAGCTCGCCGAGCTTGTCCTGCTCGGCCTCGAGCGTGGCACGCAGCAGGGCGAGGCGCTCCTTCGACGCGGCATCCTTCTCCCGCTTGAGCGCGAGCTCTTCGAGCTTGAGGCGGTCGACGTGCCGGCGCAGCTCGTCGATCTCGAGCGGCGCCGAGTCGATCTCCATGCGCAGCCTCGACGCGGCCTCGTCGATGAGGTCGATCGCCTTGTCAGGCAGCTGGCGGCTCGGGATGTAGCGATGCGAGAGGGATGCGGCGGCCACGAGCGCGGCATCCGCGATGGCGACCTTGTGGTGCGCCTCGTAGCGCTCCTTGAGGCCGCGGAGGATCGCGACGGTGTCTTCGACGCTCGGCTCGCCGACGTAGACCTGCTGGAAGCGGCGCTCGAGCGCCGCATCCTTCTCGATGAACTCGCGGTACTCGTTGAGGGTGGTGGCGCCGATCATGCGCAGTTCGCCGCGGGCCAGCATGGGCTTGAGCATGTTGGATGCCGCCACCGATCCCTCGCCACCGCCCGCGCCCATGAGCACATGGAGTTCGTCGATGAACGTGATGATGCGTCCGTCGGAGTCGGTGATCTCCTTGAGCACGCTCTTCAGGCGCTCCTCGAACTGCCCGCGGTACATCGCACCGGCGACGAGCGCGGAGATGTCGATCGTGACGAGCTCTTTGTCCTTGAGCGATTCGGCGACGTCGCCGGCGACGATGCGCTGGGCGAGGCCCTCGACGACGGCGGTCTTGCCGACTCCGGGCTCGCCGATGAGCACGGGGTTGTTCTTGGTCCGGCGGGTCAGCACCTGGCTGACGCGCCGGATCTCGCTGTCGCGGCCGATGACCGGGTCGAGCTTGCCCTGACGGGCGCGGTCGGTGAGATTGATCCCGAACTGCTCGAGGGCGCTGCGCGCATCCTCCTGACCGGGTGTCTGTGTGGCGTTCATGGTTCTCCTGAAGTCTGAGTCGGCTCGGCGCAAAACTTGAGCCGTCTTGACTCAAGTTTAGCAGGTCCGATTGTTCACGCCAAGCGCATCACCCCCCGCGGGACTCGCCCCCCTTTCACCGGTTACGGACGCGACACGCCGCGGCGCTCCGCGCGGCGACGGCGTGTCGCGTCCGTAACCGTGCAGGGGATGGGGCGCGACGCTGTGGGTCAGGCGACCGTTTCGAGCACGGCCGATTCGGCCCCGGCGGCCTCCATCGCCTCGCGCGTGCAGCAGAAGCGCGCGCGGTACGCGGTCGGGGTCGTGGCGAGGACGCGGGCGAAGTTCTGGCGGAGCACCGCTGCGGAGCCGAAGCCGCTCTCGTAGGCGATGCGGTCGAGGCCGAGGTTGGTCTTCTCGAGCAGGCGCTGGGCGTGGATGATCCGCTGTCGCGCGAGCCATGCCGCGGGCGTGGCTCCGAGGTCGGCCCGGAAGCGCCGCGCGAACGTTCGGGGAGACATGTGCGCCTTCGCTGCGAGCTGGTCGACGGTGAGCTCGTGGCGCAGGTTGTCGAGCATCCAGTCGGTCACGGGAGCGAGCGAGAGAGATGCGACCTGCGGCAGCGGCTTGTCGATGAACTGGGCCTGGCCGCCGTCACGCTGAGGCGGCACGACCATGCGCCGCGCGATGCGGTTCGTCATCTCGGCGCCGAGCTCCTGCCGCAGCAGGTGCAGGCACGCGTCGAGGCCGGCCGCGGTGCCGGCGCTCGTGATGATGCGGCCGTCCTGCACGTAGAGCACGTCGGGGTCGACATCGACCTTCGGGTACATCCGCGCCATGACGTCCGCGTACATCCAGTGCGTCGTCGCTTTGCGGCCGTCGAGCACTCCGGCTGCTCCGAGGATGAAAGACCCGCTGCAGACGCTCAGCACCCAGGCCTGGCGCTCGACGGCAGCGCGAACGGCGTCCAGCACGCGCTCATCCGTGTGCGCCCAGTACTCGTGAGGCGTCGGCGACACGACGACGAGATCGGCCTCGTAGGCGAACGACAGATCGTTCTCGACATTGATCGAGAAGCCGATCTTGGACTGCACGACACCGGGATCCGGTGTCACGATGCGGAAGTCGAAGTTCGGGATGCCGTCATCCGTCCGATCGAGGCCGAAGGCCTCACACGCGACGCCGAACTCGAACGGTGCGAAACCATCCTGGACGATCACGGCGACTGTCTTCATTGAGATCTCCTGTCGGGCGCTGAGCCTGTCGTGCCGGTCGCTGAGCCTGCCGACGCGTGGCAGTTTTCGTGCGATGTGTGTCCATTCTGCCACTCGTGGCAGTCAGACCGCAAGCGTAGCGTTACTGCCATGTTCATGGTGATTCTTCTCGCAGCACTGTCCTTGGCCGGCATCGCTTCCACGATCGCCGCCCTCCGCAGCGACGGCTACCGTCGCACGCCGACCGACTGGTCGCGCCTCTCCTGATCCTGTTCCCGACGCGGCTCGTCTCGCTTCGCTCGCTCAACGACCGGGAGCCACCGGTCGTCGAGCGACGAGCGGAGCGACGAGTCGACGGACCGCCGGACGCTTCGACAGGCTCAGCGACCGGCTTGCGCCGTGACCCTGTCGTAGACGTCGATCATCGCGGCCGTCCGTGAAGACTGACGGAAGCGGTCGCGCACCGCCGGATCCGGCTTCGGCGCCACGTCCGCCTCGATGTCGGCCGCCGCGCGGCGCAAGGCGTCAGCGAGCGCCCCGACCGAGGCGTCCGCGACATCCCATCGGCCCTGACCGAGCTCGGCGGCGAGGTCAGGGTCGCTGACGATCGCGGGCGTACCGAGCGACGCGGCCTCGAAGATGGTCATGCCCTGCGTCTCGAAGCCGATCGAGGTCTGCACGACGGCGTCCGCCGCCTGGATCCTGCGGAGGGTCTCGGCATACCGCATCCGCCCCGCGAAGACGACGGATGCCCGTGGCCGACGCTTCTCGATGATCCGGCGCGCTGCGCGCAGCTGCCCGCCGCCGCCGATGATCTCGACGTCGGCGTCGACTCCGGATTCGGCGACCGCCTCGAGGAACGTAAGGAGGCGCTTCTCGGGGCTCATCCGCCCGATCCACACGAAGCGCGGGCGACCTGGCGCGCGCTCACCCGGTGCGGCGGCGAGCGCCGCATCCAGTACATCGTCGTCGATCCCGTTCCACACCACGTCGACGGCGGGCGCGCCGTGCCCGGGAACCACTCCGTGCGCTTCGAGCCGACGCGCGAAGTGCGATGAGGGGGCGGTGACGGCATCCGATCGCTCGGCGAAGCGTCGCAGGAACGACCAGCCGTCGCTTCCGGTCGCCTTCGACTCGGAGGCGACGCCGAGCGCGCGGCGCTGCCATGCGTTCAGCACGCGCAGCACGAGACCCGGGAAGGGCGCCGTCGCCCGGATGCCGACATCCACCCGATTGTGCATCGTGTGCACCACCGGCCGCCGGTGGCGGGCGGCGAAGCGGTGGCCGATGAAGGCTCCCCAGAAGTCCGCCTGCACGTGTACCACATCGACGGGCGGGCGCCCTGACATCGCCTCATCGAGGAAACGATCCGTACGACGGCTCGGCCACGTGAGCGAATACTCGCGGTCGAACGTGACCGGCAGCGACGGCAGGTCGAGGTACGCGGACGTGTCGACAGGCTCAGCGACCGCAGCCGGCTGAGCGGCCGCACCAGCGGCGGCCCGCCGCCCGTGCATACGCGGCGCGACGACGGTCACGGTGTGCCCGGCCTTCTCGAGGAACCGCCGCTGCAACCGCATCGACACCTGAGCGCCGCCGAGGGACTCGAGGTGCTGATCGCCGAACATCACGACGTGCACGGCGCTACTCGGGGATCGGTTCGCCGCGGTAGAGCGCTTCGAACGTGTCGAGCGTGCGCTGCATGTCGTGCACCTTGACGCCCTCGCGCGAGGCATGCTGCATGCGCACGCGCTCGTCGGCGGACTGCGTGAGCACCTTCGTCAGCTTGGCGGCGAGATCGTCGACGTTGCCGGGCTCGAAGAGGTATCCGTTCTCGCCGTCGTGGACGAGGTGCGGAAGCGCGACCGCATTCGCGGCCACGATCGGCAGACCGGATGCCATGGCCTCCATGGTCGCGATGGACTGGAGTTCGGCGATCGACGCGATGACGAAGAGACTCGCCCGGCTCAGGGTCGCGCGCAGCTCTTCGTCTGAGGTGAGGCCGTGGAACGTCACGCGGTCCGAGAGCCCGAGCTCCCTGATGAGGTGCTCGAGATTGCGGCGCTGGTCGCCGTTGCCGATGATGTCGAACGTGACGTCGAGCGACGGATCGAGCTTCGTCACGGCGCGCAGCACCACGTCGATCTGCTTCTCGGTGGTCAGGCGTCCGACGAACACCAGCCGGTTCGCGTCGCGAGCGGTGTAGTCGGGGGTGTAGTTGCTCGCCTCGATGCCGCAGCTGATCGGGATGACATTGTGGATGTCGATCGTCGACTCGAGGAAGTCCGCCGCCTTGCGCGTCGGCGTCGTGACCGCCCGGGTCATGGCGAACGTGCGGGCGGCATCGTCCCATGCGACCTTGATGACGAACTTGTCGAGGAGGGGAGGCAGCGTCGTGAAGTCGACGACGTTCTCCGCCATGACATGGTTCGTCGCGATGATCGGGATGCCGCGCTTGCGGGCCTCACGCGCGAGGCCACGGCCCAGATTGATGTGGGACTGGATGTGGACGACATCCGGGGTGACCTTGTTCAGCACCTGGCGCGAGTAGTACTTCGTCATCCACGGGAACACGAACGTCAGCCAGTCGTGCGGCCAGTACCGATGGGAGTGGATCCGATGGATCGTCATCGGCTGCCCCTCGATCACTTCCGTGAAGGTGCCGTGCGGGCCATGCGTCCTGCTCGGCGCCATCACGTGGACGTCGTGTCCACGGGCCACAAGTCCTGCGGCGAGACGCTCGGCGAAGCGTGCAGCCCCGTTGACGTGAGGTGAGAAGGTGTCGGCGCCGATGACGATCGTCAGCGCTCGGGGACTCCTCCCGGGGGCGGAGGAGTCGTCGGGCGTCGCGGGATCGGTCACGGGGTATGGCCTGTCTGTGCGGCGGAGTGGCGCGGCCTGAGGGGGCGAGCATGCGCGGATCCCACTGTACCGGAGGGGTGCGGCGGTACCCCGTCCGAAGGCGCCGAGCCGCGGCATCCGCGCCCGTTCAGTACGCGAGCGCCTCGGGGAACACAGGCCAGAGCAGCGCCGCTGTGCGCGCCTGACCCGCCGTCAGGTGTGATGAATGCACGGGACTCGGTGTCGGGCGCGGGCGCCTCGGCTGCGTCGGTCAGCCTCTTCGCGATGTCGGTCGGCAGTCTGCGCTGGCTGACGAGCAGCACCTGGGTCGGCGAGGAGTCGAGGCTTCGCGTGGTCGGTGTGGAAGCACCACAGGCATCAGCGGCAACCACACCCGTTTACCCTGGAACCATGCTCCGACTGCAGGCCGACGCCGATCCGACACTGTGGGTGCCGGTCACGGACTCACTCGGTTTCACGGGACGCCGCCACCGGAAGGCCGCGATCCGGATGCTGCTGACCCAGGCCAATCGCGCGATGGGTCAGGCCGAGCGCCCAGGCAGCGGGTTCGTCGCGTGGGGCATGAGCCAGGCCGCGCCGTTCCTCATGAAGCGCGCGGGTGGCAGGGTGCTGGTATGGGTGTGGAAATCCGACCCCGACCTGCTCGTCGTCATGGCGCAGATCCAGGAGGCGACACCCCAGCTCCGCACGGCGCGAGCCATGATGCCGATGGAGTACGACGACACCGAGGCGTTCCGCAACCCGCACCTCGGAGTCGGTGAGAAGCTCGCGATCCCGCTTCCCGCCGACCCGCGCACACCGCCGTTCGCGACCTACACGTGGGATACCGGCACGCACTTCGTCACGGTCACGGCCGTGTGCGCCGACCGCGAGCGTTTCGGAATCGTCATCGGATCGGTGGACGATGTGGCGCACACCCTCCGCGTCGTCGAGGATCTCGCCATCGGCGAGTCCGCCGAGATCCTGCGTATCGATCCCGCGTAGCCGGCGGGGTGCCCCGCGCTCAGCGACCGGGACCGGGACGGCGGGCGGATAGCGTTGGGCCATGGCCGACGACATGGTGCCCATCGCGGGGGGCACCTTCCTGATGGGCTCGGACGAGTTCTACCCAGACGAGCGCCCGGTGCACGAACGAACGGTCGAGGCGTTCGAGATCGACCGCTACGAGGTCACGAACGAGGACTTCGTCGCCTTCGTCGCCGACACCGGCTACGTCACGGTCGCCGAGCGACCGATAGACCCCGCCACGATGCCCGACGCCGATCCGGCCGACCTCGTTCCGGGCGCCATGGTCTTCACTCCCACCGGGGGTCCGGTGGACCTCGACGACTGGCGCCAGTGGTGGCGGTGGGAGCCCGGCGCGTACTGGCGCGCGCCCGAAGGACCCGGTTCATCGATCGACGAGCGGATGCGGCATCCTGTCGTGCACGTCGCGTTCGAAGACGCGCAGGCGTATGCCGCGTGGGCCGGCAAGCGTCTGCCGACCGAGGCGGAGCACGAGTTCGCGGCACGCGGTGGACTCGCCGGCGCTCGATTCGCCTGGGGCGATGACATCTACCCCGACGGCGTTGCGCAGGCGAACTCGTGGCTCGGCCGCTTTCCGTATGACAACCAGGGCGTCGGCGATGCGGCCGCGGTCGGCTCCTACCCGCCGAACGGGTTCGGACTCTACGACATGACGGGCAACGTGTGGGAGTGGACGACCGACTACTACACGCCGCGGCACCTGCGACTCTCGGACAAGCCAGTCGACGGCGGCAAGCGGAACAATCTCCTCGCTGCGGCGAGCGCACAGGAGGGATTCCCCATGATCCCCCGACGCGTGCTGAAGGGCGGTTCGCACCTCTGCTCACCGGACTACTGCCTGCGCTTCCGGCCCGCGGCCCGATCGCCGCAGGCGGAAGACACCGGGATGTCGCACATCGGGTTCCGCTGCGCACGAAGTGTTTGAGTCCGCCGAAAGCCCTGGGCCGGGTCCTGCTCGCGAACGCGAGCGCTCAGGCATCCCGGACGTCGTCGCCGGCGTCCGATCCACCGCCGCCGACAGGCACCGCGCCGGTCTCGAGGAGCACGGCCTCGGCGTCCAGGTCGGTCGCGGCCTGCTCGAACTGCGACTGGTACAGGCGCCAGTACGCACCGCGTTCGGCGATGAGCTCGTCGTGCGAACCCTTCTCGACGATGTCGCCGTGCTCCATCACGAGGATGAGGTCGGCATCCCGAATCGTCGACAGGCGGTGCGCGATCACGAACGACGTGCGTCCCTCGCGCAGCGCAGCCATCGCGTGCTGCAGGAGCAGCTCGGTGCGCGTATCGACGGATGACGTGGCCTCGTCGAGGATCAGCACCGACGGCTGCGCCACGAACGCACGCGCGATCGTGATGAGCTGCTTCTCGCCGGCCGAGACGTTCGAGGCATCCTCGTCGAGCACCGTGTCGTAGCCCTCCGGCAGCGAGTGCACGAAGCGGTCGACACGCGTCGCCTTGGCGGCGTCCACGATCTCTTCATCAGTCGCGGACTCGCGCCCGTAGCGGATGTTGTCACGGATCGTGCCGGCGAACAGCCACGGATCCTGCAGCACCATGCCGGTACGCGAGCGGACGTCGTCGCGCGTGAGCTCGGCGATGTCCTGTCCGTCGAGCAGGATGCGGCCGCCGTCGAGCTCGTAGAACCGCATGATGAGGTTCACCAGCGTCGTCTTGCCCGCACCGGTCGGTCCCACGATCGCGACGGTCTGGCCCGGCTCGACACGGAACGACAGGTCGGTGATGAGCGGGCGGTCAGACGTATACGAGAACGCCACGTTCTCGAACTCGATGACGCCTCCCCACCCCGGTCCCTGAGCCTGTCGAAGGGCGGGCGCATCGGGTGAATCCGGCTCCTGCTCGTCGGCATCCAGCAGCTCGAACACACGCTCGGCCGAGGCCGTGCCCGACTGGACGACGGCGGCCATGCCGCCCAGCTCGGACAGCGGCTGGGTGAACTGCTGCGAGTACTGGATGAAGGCCTGCACATCGCCGAGGCGCAGCTGGCCGTTCGCGACCATCAGCCCGCCGAGCACCGCGATCCCCACGTAGGTCAGGTTCCCGATGAACATCATGCCCGGCATGATCATGCCGGAGAGGAACTGGGCCTTGAAGCTGGCTTCGTAGAGCTCCTCGTTCTCGATCTGGAACTTCTCGCGCGAGTCTGCCTCGCGGCCGAACACCTTCACGAGCGCGTGACCCGAGAAGGACTCCTCGACGCGGGCGTTCAGACGCCCGACCTTGCGCCACTGGATGCCGAACGCCTTCTGCGAGCGGGGTCCGATGACACCGAAGATCACGGCCATCAGCGGGAGCGAGATGAGCGCGACGATCGACAGCTGCCACGAGATCGAGAACATCATGATCAGCACGCCGACCACGGTCAGGATCGAGGTGACGACGGTCGAGAGCGACTGCTGCATCGTCTGCGTGATGTTGTCGATGTCGTTGGTCACGCGCGAGATCAGCTCACCGCGCTGCACCTTGTCGAAGTACGAGAGCGGCAGCCGGTTGATCTTCGCCTCGACCGACTCCCGCAGCTGCCACATCGTGCGGACCATGATGACGTTGATGACGTAGCCCTGCACCCAGTTCAGAAGCGACGACACGACATAGATCGCCATCACCGTGACGACCACCATCCGCAGTGCCGTGAAGTCGACTCCGGCACCGACGACGAAGCCGTCCATCGCGGAGATCATGTTGGCGAGGTCGGTCTGACCTGCGAGGTTCAGCGCCGTGACCACCGCCTCCTGCGAAGTGCCCGGCGGGAACTGCGCTGCAAGGGCATTGGAGGCGAAACCCTCGAAGATGATGTTCGTCGCTTCGCCGAGGATCTTCGGCGCGATCACCGCGAGCACGACACCGATCGCGCCGAGGATCGACACGAAGATGAACGCGACCGCGTGCGGCTTCAGCAGCCCGATCAGGCGGAAGAAGCTCTTGCTGAAGTTCGTGGCCTTGCCGGGCTTGACGCTGTCCCAGTCGCCCGAGCTCTGACGAGCCTGCTCGGCGAGCTCGAGTTCGAGCCGCTCTTCCTCGGTGAGGATGTCGGGGGCGCTCATGCCTCCACCCCCAGCTGCGATTCGACGATCTCTCTGTAGGTGACGTTCGAGGCCAGAAGCTCCTCGTGGGTTCCGACACCGACCATGCGGCCGTCCTCGAGGACGACGATGCGGTCTGCCTCGGTGATGGTCGACACCCGCTGGGCGACGACGATCTTCGTGACATCCGGAAGCTCGCGCCACAGGGCCTGGCGCAGCCTCGCGTCGGTGGTGAGGTCCAGCGCCGAGAACGAGTCGTCGAAGACGAGGATGTCGGGCTGGTGCACGATCGCCCGCGCGATGGCCAGCCGCTGCCGCTGACCGCCGGACACGTTGGTGCCGCCCTGCGCGATCCGGGCGCCGAGCTGACCCTCCATCTCTTCGACGAAGTCACGGCCCTGGGCGATCTCGAGCGCGTGCCAGAGCTCCTCGTCGGTCGCCTCCTCGCGCCCGAACCGGAGGTTCGACGCGATGGTTCCCGTGAACAGGAACGGCCGCTGCGGTACCAGCCCGATGCCCGTCCAGAGGTGGTCGAGGTCCGCATCCCGCACGTCCACCCCGCCGATGCGGACGGCGCCGCCGGTCACATCGAACAGCCGCGGGATCAGCGAGACGAGCGTGGTCTTGCCCGACCCGGTCGAACCGACGACGGCCACGCTCTCGCCGGGGCGGGCGGTGAAGCTGATGCCCTGCAGGACCGGCGACTCGGCACCGGGGTAGGTGAACTCGACGTCGTCGAAGGCCACGGCCCCGGGCTCGCTGAACTCGCTCACGGGGCTGGCGGCGCGCGTGAGCGTCGACTCGCTCGCGAGCACCTCGCCGATGCGCTCGGCAGACACCGCAGCACGCGGGATCATGATCGTCATGAAGCTCGCCATGAGCACGCCCATGAGGATCTGACCGACATACTGCATGAAGGCGAAGAGGGTGCCGATCTCGATCGTGCCGTCGTCGACCTGGATGCCGCCGAACCAGATGACCCCGACCACTGTGACGTTCAGCACCAGCATCGCGAGCGGAAAGAGCAGAACGAACAGCGAACCGACCTTGCGGCCGACCACCATGATGTCGGTGCTGGCGCCGCGGAAACGCTCCTCTTCGATGTCTTCGCGCACGAAAGCCCGTACGACCCGGACGCCGGTGAGCTGTTCGCGCATGATGCGGTTGACGGCGT from Microbacterium pumilum carries:
- a CDS encoding ABC transporter ATP-binding protein gives rise to the protein MLGKLLFQYLKTYRWLLLGVLVFQFVSAMASLYLPRLNADIIDEGVSKGDTAYIWSTGTLMLAISLLQITASIVATYFAARAAMAAGRDIRRDVYEKVSGFSEREVSKFGPGSLITRNTNDVQQVQMLAMMGATMLVTAPLLAIGGIIMAVQQDAQLSWLIAVAVPVLLLVAGLIISRMVPLFRSFQKKLDAVNRIMREQLTGVRVVRAFVREDIEEERFRGASTDIMVVGRKVGSLFVLLFPLAMLVLNVTVVGVIWFGGIQVDDGTIEIGTLFAFMQYVGQILMGVLMASFMTIMIPRAAVSAERIGEVLASESTLTRAASPVSEFSEPGAVAFDDVEFTYPGAESPVLQGISFTARPGESVAVVGSTGSGKTTLVSLIPRLFDVTGGAVRIGGVDVRDADLDHLWTGIGLVPQRPFLFTGTIASNLRFGREEATDEELWHALEIAQGRDFVEEMEGQLGARIAQGGTNVSGGQRQRLAIARAIVHQPDILVFDDSFSALDLTTDARLRQALWRELPDVTKIVVAQRVSTITEADRIVVLEDGRMVGVGTHEELLASNVTYREIVESQLGVEA